ATCTTCACTATTATTACCGATTTTTTGAACTAACTGTGCTAAAACTTCTGGTATTTTTGGATTATTAAATTTAATCCAATCTAAGACTATCCTTTCTATGGATTCCCAAGATGGCAGACTTAATAAGTTTTCTATCTCAGATTCAGCAAATTGATATGAGTTATATTTATACCAAATATGAATACCTTTATGTTTCTTATCGGTAGATGAATATCATATCATGCTCTTACTATTATTTTCTTGCCTATATTCTGCTATGGTTAGCATCATATTTGTAAGGCTGGTATAGTACATTTCACGAATCCAGAAACCATCTGACCAGTAACCGAAATCTAGCCAGTTTATTTCTCCTTTTTTACTGACTATAATATAACCTTGGTCACTTTCTTCAGGACTAAAAAATAGCTTTAGAAAGTTGGAGTGGAAATGGTTACTAAATCTCCATCTATCATCTTCTGTACCAGGTTGATATGTTATTGATATATCCTGTAAAGTAGGAAATGTAAACCCATCAAAAATATAGTCATAGAGACCGATATCATCAGGTATAGAGCCATTTCTCCATTTATATAGTTCACGAACTTCTGTTGGTAACTGAACTGACCAATCTTGAGTAATTTGGTCTATTTCCTCATCTGAAAGACCGGGCTGTAATAATGTTACTTGTGATGGAAAATGTTTTTGCTCCCATTTAAGTATTTGCTCTAAGGCTTCAGTTAATAATGACATAGCAGTAATCTATAATTGCTGTTGAGAGATCGCTCATTAAGTCTCAACCGCATTTTAGCTTTTTAAAATAAAATAGGATTTAAACACATAAAGGCAAAGTACCCAATTATGGCGATCGTTGTTTCCTTGAATCCAGAATTAGAAGCCAGACTGCGCCAGAAAGCAGCACAACAAGGAAAAGATGTGAGTTCGGTTGCTTCTGAATTGCTAGAAGGTATCCTAGAGTGGGAGTTGCAAGACTCTCAAGAAGCTATTGAGGGCATTCAACGAGGATTAGAAGACTTTGAAGCGGGTAGATATCGTTCCTTTGATGAGTTCGCTGAGGAACAGCGTCGCAAATATAACCTACCTATTGATTCATGAAATATCGTGTAGAAATTTCCAGCGTAGCAGAATCAGAAGCAGACAAAATATTTTTACAGTTGTCTCAAGTTACTTCTCCTGAGAAAGCAAGCCAATGGTATGTAGGGCTACTGCAAATCATCCAGTCTCTATCACAAATGCCAAAGCGATGTTCTCTAGCTAGAGAAAATGATTACTTTAGCCAAGAAATCCGCCAAATACTTTACGGTCGAGGACGCAATTCATACAGGATAATTTTCACAATTGTAGATGGGCAAGAAATATCTACAGTTCGTCTACTTCATATCCGTCATGCCTCACAGCAAACTCTTGGTGAAGTACCAGATGACTCAGACGCGACCTAATTTGATTCATACTAAAATTTAATGTTTAATGGCTTGCTATCAGCGTTTGGATGCAGAAACTTTTTCGCTGGCTATGATGTGTATATCGATATTTTTTAGTAAGCGGACTAATGTTTGCGTTAAAGAACCTTTAAGGAACATTTGCCAACGAGAACGCTGACTTTCGCCAATGACTATTTGTGTAATACGATATTTTTCTGCAACTTGAGCGATCGCCTGAGCTACATTATTATTAGTCTCTCTAATGAAAGTGCCGTCAAATTCTTTACACAATTTCTCACAAGTATCTATGTGTAAGCTTTCTTCTTTAGTTAGGAAGCGTTCAGGATTAGCAACGAATAATACATATAAGGGTGCATTCATGTAGTTAGATATTCTTGCACCCCTGCGTAAAAGTTGTACTGAATTGGGGTAAGTAGATACACAGACTAAAACTCGTTCATGAATGTTACAAAATTGTCCGTTGGGGATAGTGGCGATCGCTTCTTCTTCTACGTTGTCTGCTACTTCACGTAAGGCTAATTCCCGCAACGCAATTAAATTACGGCGTTGGAAAAAGTTATCCAGAGATTGTTGAATTTTCTGTGGTGCGTAAATCTTCCCTTCTAATAACCGTTCTTGTAATGTTTCTGGTGTAACATCTATTACTATTATCTCGTCTGCATCATCAAGAATCCTATCGGCTACACGCTCCCTAACTACAACACCAGTAATTCTCGCTACTACGTCATTGAGGCTTTCCAAATGCTGCACATTCATTGTGGAATAGACATCAATCCCTGCGGCTAAGATGACTTCCACATCTTCGTAGCGTTTTTCCCGTGGCGAACCAGGAACATTAGTATGAGCGAGTTCATCGACTAACACTAACTGGGGCGATCGCTTGATAATAGCCTCAGTATCCATTTCAGTTAATGTTAGTCCGCCTCTGACAATTTCCTGACGAGGTACAACTTCTAAACCTTCAGCTTTATCGGCTGTCTCCTTGCGTCCGTGGGTTTCTAAAAGCCCAATAACGACATCAATCCCTTCTTGTTTAAGTGCGTGCGCTTCTTCTAGCATCCGGTAAGTTTTCCCTACACCCGGAGCCATACCAATAAATATTTTGTGCTTACCCCGTTTTAATTGGTAATTTGTCATTAGTCCATAGTCAACAGTTAACAATTAAAAATCTTATCGATTTTGCTGATTATTCAAATCTTGCAAATCAAGAGCAGCGTTTAAGCGTAAAACATTGACTCCTGGTTCTCCAAAAATCCATAAAAACCTGCCATTAGTGTACTTATTAAGTAAAGGTAGAATTTCATCTGGTTGGATACCACGGGCGCGGGCTACTCTTTCTATTTGTTGTCTTGCTGCTTGAATAGAAATATGGGGATCTAAGCCTGAACCAGAACTATATATTAAATCTTCAACGGGTTGAATATTCTCATCGCGGAGTTGATTTGCTTCTTCAAGAATACGGTTTAATAGAGCCGGGTTGCTAGGAGCTAAATTACTACCACCAGATATACCAGTTGGTCTAGCTCTCCTTCCTTGACTATATCTTGTCACACTGGGACGACTATGAAAATACTTTTCGGAAGCGAATACTTGACCAATTAAAGCAGAACCAATTGGTTCCGCTCCTTCTATAGGGTAAATGATGCTACCGTTAGCTTGAGAGGGAAATAATCCTTGACCAACTACTAAAATAGCCAGAGGATAAATGATGGCTGTAATTAACCAAAATATGAGAGTAATGCGAATTGCTTTTAAAAGTTCTCTAATGAGTGACATATAAAATTTTCCGGCTACTGTTGAAGTTTTAATTTTGTAGTTGTAGATTTCCCTTCAATTTATTTAGCATCATTAAAAGCGTTCTGGCTGAAAAACGACGGTAAATAAGTAAATGACAAGTGCAGTTAGCACTAATGCTAATACGCGAAAAGCCCAAGCAGAGGTTTGATTTACAGTAATCCCCGTAACCGCATAAGCTGCTGGATGAAAGAGCAGATACACACCGAGAGTAATTGCGATCGCTAATAATAAATGTTGTTTACGCATAGTTAGTTAATAGTCAATAGTCCATAGTCATTAGTTCTTCTCCTCCTCATCTCTTTTATCTCACTACTTCACGCCAACCCAACGAGGGTAATTAACACATCGATCAATTTAATGGCGATAAATGGGACGATAACTCCACCTAAGCCATAGATTAAAATGTTGCGTTGTAGTAATTGATTAGCAGTAAGAGGTCGAAACTGTACACCTTTCAAAGCTAAGGGTATGAGAGCGGGAATAATTAGGGCATTGTAGATTAACGCAGATAGTACGGCAGAATTGGTACTGGTTAAGTTCATAATATTGAGGCTTTGCAGATTAGCCGATGCAAAGATGACGGGAATAATTGCAAAGTATTTAGCAATATCGTTAGCAATGGAAAATGTGGTTAATGCGCCCCGCGTAATCAGTAATTGTTTACCAATACCGACAATATCAATCAATTTTGTGGGATCTGAGTCCAAATCAACCATGTTGGCGGCTTCTTTGGCGGCTTGGGTTCCTGTATTCATGGCTACACCGACATTAGCCTGGGCTAAGGCTGGGGCATCGTTGGTTCCGTCTCCTGTCATGGCTACGAGTTTGCCTTGGGCTTGTTCTCGTTGGATGACGCTAATTTTATCTTCCGGGGTGGCTTCGGCAATGAAATCATCAACTCCAGCTTCTTGGGCAATGACAGAAGCGGTGATGCGGTTGTCACCAGTGAGCATGATTGTACGTACACCCATGCGCCGCAATTGGTCAAAACGCTCTCGAATGCCAGATTTCACAATGTCTTTGAGGTAGATAACACCGTAGATTTCGTTATCTAAACAGACTGCTAGAGGTGTACCTCCCTGTTGGGAAACTCGCTCAAAGGCTGTATCTAACTCTGGGGTAGTTCCTCCATTGCGCGATCGCACAAATCCCTTAATCGCTCCGACTGCTCCCTTCCGCGCTTCCCTTCCACCCGGTAGGTTAGTACCACTCATGCGTGTTTTGGCGGAAAACTCTACGCCTTGGGCTAGGTTGGTGTCGAGGTCATACCTTACACCAAATTTCTCAGCTAGACGAACAATAGATTTACCTTCAGGTGTATCATCAAAGACACTAGCAGCCCAAGCAACGCTGGCTAATTCTTCGATGGAATGACCGTTGATAGGGATAAACTCCTCTGCCAAGCGATTACCCAAGGTGATAGTGCCAGTTTTATCTAATACTAGAGTGTTCACATCACCGCAAGCTTCCACAGCCCGTCCTGAAGTAGCAATAACGTTGAATTGGGCGACTCTATCCATACCCGCAATACCGATCGCACTGAGTAAACCGCCAATGGTAGTGGGGATCAATGCAACTAACAGGGCAATCAAAATTGAGACATTGACTGGAGTATCGGCGTAGTAGGCAAATATAGGTAAGGTGGCGACAACAAATAAAAATACCAAGCTCAACACAGCCAGCAATACCGTCAAAGCAATTTCATTTGGCGTTTTTGTCCGTTCCGCACCTTCTACTAAAGCAATCATCCGGTCAATAAAACCTTTACCTGGGTCAGCCGTTATTCTGACAATGAGTTCATCAGAAATAATCCGCGTACCACCAGTAACGGAACTGGCAATATCTGAGCCTGATTCCTTGAGGACTGGGGCTGATTCTCCGGTAATTGCCGATTCATCAACTGAGGCGACACCCATAATTACTTCCCCATCGGCGGGAATGATGTCACCAGCTACTACATATACAGTGTCGCCTTGTTTGAGGTTGGTGGAAGGGACATCTGTAATTGTGCCATCGGGTGAAAGTAATTTGGCGAGGGTTTCCGATTTGGTTGAGCGCAAAGCATCAGCTTGGGCTTTCCCTCTACCCTCGGCTACGGCTTCGGCAAAGTTGGCGAACCAAACAGTAAAGAACAAAATCGCTGTTAAGATGCCATTGAAAAGCTGGGGATTTTTCTGCTGAGTCGGGCCGAATAAATTAGGTTGAATTGTGAGTGATAAAGTGATGAGCGTTCCCACCCACACCAAAAACATCACAGGATTTTTAATGGCTAATTTGGGATTGAGTTTAACAAAAGCATCCCTAATTGCCCGGAGGTAAATACCTTTGGTTTTGATTTTAGCTTTCTTGCGTGCCTGACGGCGATCGCTTGGGCGAGAACGGGTTTTATTTTTTGGGGTAGGTGCAGCGTTCATGGTGGGGAGTAGGGAGTAGGGAGTGGGGAGTGGGGAGTGGGGAAAGAGAAAGGGAGTAATTATTTTCTCCTCTGCTCCTCTGCTCCCCTGCCTCTTCTAACTACCAGAGGCTAGTTTAAATGCTTCGGCGATGGGACCTAAAGCAAGGACGGGGAAGAAGGTTAAGACTCCTAATATCAAAACTATGCCGGCGGTGACGGTGGTAAATAGTAGGGAATCTGTCTTTAAGGTTCCTGGGGTTTGGGGTACAGTTTGCTTACGGGACATACTGTCAGCCAAGAGTAGCATTGCCACAATTGGAACGTAGCGTCCGATGAAAATGCTAACGCTGGTGCTGAGATTCCACCAGAGGGTATTGTCTCCCAGTCCTTCTAAGCCGGAACCATTGTTAGCACTGGCTGAGGCGTACTCATAAACTACCTGGGAAATGCCGTGGTAGCCAGGGTTAGTAATACCCGCAAGAGAAAAAGGATAGGCTAGGGCGATCGCACTGGGAATTAAAACTACTATGGGGTGAATTAGTAATATTAAGCTGGCGAGAACGATTTCACGTTTCTCAATTTTGCGTCCAAAGATTTCTGGGGTACGTCCTACCATTAATCCTGTCAAAAATACGGTGAGAATCAGGTAAATAAATAGGTAAGCTGTGCCAGTTCCCTGTCCACCCCAAATTATTTGTAAGAATAAGTTAAATAAAGTCGCAAATAGTCCTTGAGGCATTAAAGCATCGTGCATACCGTTGACTGCGCCGCACATGGTGGCGCTTGTCATCACTGCCCATAATGCTGTTTCTGCCCAACCAAAGCGCAATTCTTTGCCTTCTAGATTCGGTTTCTCTATTCCTAAAGAGCCGTTAACTAGAGGATTTCCTTGTAGTTCGCCAGTTGCGGCTACCCACACCAGAATTACAAATACGATAAAGACCATCCAAAACAACAGCCAAGCCTGTTTGATATTTTTGGCAAATACTCCGTATGTATAAATCATGGCTGCGGGGATCGCAATCATGGCAATGCTTTCTATCAAGTTAGTCGCACCGTTGGGATTTTCAAAAGGATGAGCGGAGTTAGCTGCAAAAAAACCACCGCCGTTTTCACCCAACATTTTGATCATCTCGAAGGATGCTACCGGGCCTCTGGCAATATATTGTGTTCCACCTTCTAGGGTAGTTATAGTTAATGTTGGGCCTAATGTTTGGGGTACGCCTAACAAAACTAAGACGATCGCACCAATTACCGAGATGGGCAATAATATTCTGGTGATCCCACGGGTGAGATCAATATAGAAATTTCCTAGCTTTTTACCTGTTAAACCACGAATAAAAGCAATACCGACTGCTAAACCAGTAGCGGCTGAGGTAAACATCAAAAATCCCAAAGCTGCTACTTGGGAGAAGTAACTGAGGGTTGTCTCACCAGCGTAGTGTTGCTGGTCAGTATTGGTGACAAAGGAAATTACTGTATGCAGTAGAATATCCCAGCGAGGTACACCTAAACCGTTAGGATTCCACGGTAATAACCTTTGATAATGTATCAGTGAATATACTAAAATACCCATGAATAGGTTAGTGTACAGTATTGCGCGGATATACTGCCAACCATTCATGTCATCTTTAGGACGAACACCCGATATTACATAGATACTGCGCTCTATTGGGTTCATTAAAGGATCGAGTATCGTTCTTTCTCCCAAGAACACACGCGCTATGTATCTACCCAAAACGGGGGTAATTGCTATGACAATACATAGCATTAAGCCGATTTGTAACAAACCTTGTCCCATTTATTTCATACCCAAAGCCAATGGAATGTCATGAAACTAATTATTAGATATAAAAAATAACCTGTTTACTGAGAAGAGTGTGAGCAATTTGGCAACTTCTGCGATCGCTCAACTAACTCTACATAAATTACTTGTTTAAACCATAACTATTTTTTACTTGCTGTTTAAAGTCTCCATCAAGAATAGTTAAATTTACTTTTACACATATATTTGACTTATTAACACTCCTGTTTATACAACACATCCACAAGATTGGCTACTGAATGGTTGTAATAATTACCTGATGGCAAATTAACTAAAAGTATAATATTATACAAAATTTTGTATATGCTCAGGATGAATATAGGATCTAACTTTTAATAGTTTTGAGGAATAAACATATTAAGAAATAATAGCTAAGTAGAAGGACTAAATTAAACCTACTTACTATTAAATTTAAAAAGAATATGTGTGCAGAACAATATAATCATCAAAGTGTGTTAATTGTCGGTGGAGGCCCGGCTGGTTTTGCTACTGCATTAATGTTGGCTAAACGCGGTTGGACTGATATCACAGTTCTAGAACAAAGAAGCACAGCAGATTACTATGAACCAGACAAGTCCTTTAATTATCTAATTGATGGTCGGGGTCAAAAGTTCACAGATTATCTAGGAATGACTTCTAAACTGTCAGCAATAGGCGTTTCCACCCAAAATTTTTACTTAACAAGAATAGCCCCAGATGGTAGCAAGAAATTATCAAAGTTGCCTATTGTAGACCCTAAGCGAAAAACTTCTTATTGGATTACAAGAAAGGCTTTTGTCAGAATGTTGTATCAGGAAATTGAACATAATTGGCAAAATTATATCAAAGTATTGTTCAATGCTAAATGTGTCGAAATTAACAAGATACCTGTCAATCACAATGAAGACAAACTAGATGTTATTGCTGAGGTCGGTAAGGATAATTTTATTAAATTTGCACCTAGTCTTCTAGTTGGTTGTGATGGTCTTCGTTCTGTAGTTCGCAATACCTTGGCAGAGTGGGATACCTCCGGGTTGAATAAATTTCAGATGCAGCTTTTCCCCTCTGATAGTGCTGGTTTGAGGTATAAAGTTTTAAGCTTACCACCGAAGCTACCTTTGGACAACAAGGGTGAAGAAGATACCGTAAGTGAAATGGCTTATGTTGTTATGGGCGTATTGCGTCATCCTCAGCGTTCTTTACGTCTTGGTTTATTACCTGTAAAAGACCCAGAGGAACCACGGACAGCAAATGTTATAAATAAACCAGACCATGAGGTTTGGAATTTAAAAGATGGCGAGGCAATTTACAGCTTTTTTGAGAAATCTTTTCCTCAATTACCCTTAGACAAAATATTATCCCCAGAAGAAGCAGACCGTTTTGCTAAAAGTGAAGGCGGTTATTTCCCGAAACCTCAATACTGTTCTGGACTCCAATTTTTACTGAGACACAAGCCAGAAAGTAAAGATGCTTCAGCTATTGGGGTAGTGCTGTTAGGTGATACTATTCATTGCTTCCCGCCAGATATCGGACAGGGAGTAAACTCAGCGTTAGAAGATGTTCTTGTTCTGGATGAAGCGCTTTCTCAGACGAATGATGACATCTCCCAAGCACTACCTTTATATGAGTCCTTGCGAGTTGCTGATAGCAAAGCTTTAATTAGGCTTGTCCAAATTGCTTTTCCCTGGCAATACGGTCAAGACCCCTTCCGCTCTAAGCTATGGAGTATCAAGTTGTTTCTCAAGCTTGCACTCAGTCGCCTCTTACCCTTCCTACTCAGTCCACCAGCATATTTCCTCGTCCGAAATTACCAGCTTTCTTACCAAGAAATTCTGTTTAGAGTCGAGCGTACCAACAAAATTCTCTACGTACTTGGGCTAATAATATTGTGTGGATTGTTAGTTGTGGGCGATCTCTGGCGATTATAACAGTTGACAATTGACAATTGACAGTTGTCCATAAGAAAGGGCAAAGGGTAAGGGGTAAAGGATTTTCATTCTTACCTTTCACCTTTCACCTTTTCCCTCTTAAATCTCCCTCATCTCCCTTATCTCCCCCCACTCCCCACTCCCTTTCATCACATAATATTTAACGGGTCTACATCTATTGTTAAAGTGACATTATCAGCACACAGTAAGCGTACTTCGTCCCAGTCAGGTAAATATGGCAAAGCGTCAGGGGCAAATTTTAACAATATCTGCCAGCGATAACGGTTTGCTACCCTCATGACACTGGCTGGTGCTGGGCCTAAAATTTCAAAGCCTGGGTTGTCGCTTAAGACTGTGGCGATCGCACTAGCTGTATTTTGTACTTGAATAGGATCAAGGCTACTCAATCGCAATAAAATTAACCTGCCATAAGGTGGGTAATTCAGAACTTGCCGTTGTTCTAATTCAGCCTGCACAAAAGATTGATAGTCATGATACCTGACTGCCTCAATTACCGGATGTTCTGGGGTATAGGTTTGCATAATTACCCTGCCGGGATCATCACCTCTACCAGCCCTACCTGCTACTTGAGTTAAGGTTTGAAACGCCCTTTCACTGGCGCGATAATCTGATAAGTTTAACAGTCCATCGGCAGCCACTACACCTACCAGTGTCACCTGTGGTAAGTCCAAGCCTTTAGTCAGCATTTGTGTACCCACTAATAAATTCGCTTCCCCATTGGCAAACCGAGTTAGTAGGGTACGGTGTGCGCCTTTGTTACGAGTGGTATCACTGTCAAAACGGATGTATTTCAATTCTGGAAACTGTCGGCTTAACTCTTGGGCAACACGTTGAGTTCCGCTACCGAAGAATTTCAGGTAAGGGGAACTACATTCCGGGCAGTGTTTAGGATGTACAGCTACATAATTACAGTAATGACAGCGTAATAATTGCGGTGCGCCTTCTTCTGTCTGGTGATACGCTAGGGACACATCACAGTGGGGACACTCCACGACATAGCCACAACTACGGCAAGAGACAAAGGTACTATGTCCGCGACGATGGATAAATAAAATTCCCTGTTGTCCTGTCTGTTGCAGTTGTTCTAAAGCGTCTTGTAACGACCGACTAAATATAGACCGATTTCCCTCCTGCAACTCTTGCCGCATATCTACAATTTCCACTGGCGGTAGAGGGCGGGAGTTGATGCGTTCGGGGAGGGGGGAGTAGTGGGTGGGGAGTGGTGGTTCGGCTACGCTCACCAACCGGGAGTGGGGAGTGGGGAGTGGGGGAGATGAGGAAGTGGGGGGAGTAGGGGGGGATGAGGGGGATGAGGAAGTTGTTAATTTTGAATTTTGAATTTTGAATTTTGAATTTTGACTCACACTCACCCACGTTTCTAACGATGGTGTGGCGGAACCTAAAATTAAGGGACAGTTTTCTAGTTCTGCACGCCATTGGGCGACGGTGCGGGCGTTGTAGGTGGGGATGGGGGAGTCTTGTTTGAAACTGCTGTCGTGTTCTTCGTCGAGGATGATTAAGCCGAGGTTGGGTAGGGGGGCAAAAATGGCGCTGCGTGTGCCGATGACAATTTGGGGATCGCCTGTCAGCATTTGTCTCCAGGTGTCGTAGCGTTCGCCGTCGGAGAGGGCGCTGTGATAGACGTTGATTTTATTGTTACCAAAACGGGCGCGGAAACGGTCGGTGAGTTGAGGCGTAAGACCAATTTCTGGGACTAAAACTAGGGCTGATTTTCCTTGTGCTAGTAGTGGAGCGATCGCTTGTAAATATACTTCTGTTTTGCCGGAACCTGTCACTCCATGTAACAATACTTGAGCAAATCCGTCTAGCTTTTGTATAGTTGCTAAGGCATTACTTTGGGCAATATTTAATGATTTTGGTGTATCTAAATCTAATACTTGTGCTTGTTCTTTTCGTAATATTTCCCGTTCTTCAATAGCAATGTAGCCTTTTTGTTCCATCGCCTTTAGGGTAGAGGAACTGGTACTACAAATTTGTAACAATTCACTGTGCCATAACTCACCACCACTTCTACGCAATACATCTAAAATTTCTCTTTGCCTGGTGGTTAAATCACTATCAATTGTGTTAATTAAGATCACTGCTTTTTGCAGTTTTGGTCGAGTTGTTCGGGGTGGTTCTATGTAACTTTCTACTAAACCAATACGTAATAATTCCCGCACTCCCCTATAAGTTGATTTAACTTTTTGCTGTAAATAAGCGAAGCTATAATCTCCTGCGCTTTGGGCTTGTAATAGCTTGAGAATTTGCTGTGCTGGAGGACTTAAAAACGAAATTGAAGATTGCTCATTTTGTCTTTTTATCAAGCGGACTCTGCGTTGGGATCGCCCTAATAATCCCGGTGGTAAGGCTACCCTTATTACCTGAATCAATGGCGTATAGTAATACGCTGCTACGCGATTTAATAATTCCCAATAAGCACTAGCAAAAAACCCAGAAGTTACTACATCCTCTACTTCACGGATTTTTTCTGGCGCTATGTCAACATTGGGTTGTGTGGATAATCGAATTGCGATCGCGCCTAATTGCTGAGGGCCAAAAGGTACACTTAATATATCTCCTGGTTTGATTTCTAACTGATTTGGTATCCGGTATGTGAATAATCCTGAATTACCAGGACAGTCAACTAATACTTCAACATACTGATTTGCATTGCTTGCCGCTCGGTATAAGTTCTGATTTTCGCTAACTAATAAACCTAGTGAATTGTTGTCATTAATATACATAATTGTTTAATTCTAAAGATAAATCTTCTTATTTCCTTAGACCAAGCCACTTAACTTTACTGAGCTTGTCAGATTATGGTTTTTCTTTCCTTAGATGTAAATTGTAAATCCTACTACTTTTATTACTTATAATACTTGATAAGTTTCCTCTTATGTAATCTACTAGACAAATTTAACCAAAGCATACGTGCAATAAATATTTGAAGACAACTATAAAAAATCAAACTATGTCCTGGGAAATTGATGAAATAGTTTATCTAAGTACTAAATAGGGAATAGCCTTTTTTCCGCCCATTGATAGATATTCATTCCTTTGTCTCTATGAGATGCTTTTATACAAATAATTTCTTGGAAATAATAAATTGCCAAATTATTAGCATTCGGGAAAATTACTCAAGCTAATAACAAATCAAGACCAACAAATATTATGTGATTCCTCTCATATCTCTCTACAGGTAAAGCTAAAAAACTTTATAAAAGTTTATAATTTTTAAAGATAATAAGGAGAATAACTTATATTTCTTTCTATTTGTTAAATAAAAAAGAGATTGAGGGGGTTTGACAGATTAAAGGATTAATAAAAAAATAAGCAATATATTTGTAGGAAACTGAGAAAATAAAATTTGGGTGCGAAATTAATATCCCAAGAAATTGAACATAGCAGCTACACACCGACAGCTAGCAATTAATGGAAATTTCTAAAAATTAAATTACGAACACTGGATGCTGTCAACAAAAAGACACAGCTTAAGTTAGGGAAACTACCAATTCTCAGTAGTTAATATATTTCATTAAATTATGTACCAGACAAAGCATGAATCC
Above is a genomic segment from Nostoc sp. MS1 containing:
- a CDS encoding SMI1/KNR4 family protein, producing the protein MSLLTEALEQILKWEQKHFPSQVTLLQPGLSDEEIDQITQDWSVQLPTEVRELYKWRNGSIPDDIGLYDYIFDGFTFPTLQDISITYQPGTEDDRWRFSNHFHSNFLKLFFSPEESDQGYIIVSKKGEINWLDFGYWSDGFWIREMYYTSLTNMMLTIAEYRQENNSKSMI
- a CDS encoding type II toxin-antitoxin system RelE/ParE family toxin, which produces MKYRVEISSVAESEADKIFLQLSQVTSPEKASQWYVGLLQIIQSLSQMPKRCSLARENDYFSQEIRQILYGRGRNSYRIIFTIVDGQEISTVRLLHIRHASQQTLGEVPDDSDAT
- a CDS encoding universal stress protein; this encodes MTNYQLKRGKHKIFIGMAPGVGKTYRMLEEAHALKQEGIDVVIGLLETHGRKETADKAEGLEVVPRQEIVRGGLTLTEMDTEAIIKRSPQLVLVDELAHTNVPGSPREKRYEDVEVILAAGIDVYSTMNVQHLESLNDVVARITGVVVRERVADRILDDADEIIVIDVTPETLQERLLEGKIYAPQKIQQSLDNFFQRRNLIALRELALREVADNVEEEAIATIPNGQFCNIHERVLVCVSTYPNSVQLLRRGARISNYMNAPLYVLFVANPERFLTKEESLHIDTCEKLCKEFDGTFIRETNNNVAQAIAQVAEKYRITQIVIGESQRSRWQMFLKGSLTQTLVRLLKNIDIHIIASEKVSASKR
- the kdpC gene encoding K(+)-transporting ATPase subunit C: MSLIRELLKAIRITLIFWLITAIIYPLAILVVGQGLFPSQANGSIIYPIEGAEPIGSALIGQVFASEKYFHSRPSVTRYSQGRRARPTGISGGSNLAPSNPALLNRILEEANQLRDENIQPVEDLIYSSGSGLDPHISIQAARQQIERVARARGIQPDEILPLLNKYTNGRFLWIFGEPGVNVLRLNAALDLQDLNNQQNR
- a CDS encoding potassium-transporting ATPase subunit F, which gives rise to MRKQHLLLAIAITLGVYLLFHPAAYAVTGITVNQTSAWAFRVLALVLTALVIYLFTVVFQPERF
- the kdpB gene encoding potassium-transporting ATPase subunit KdpB, coding for MNAAPTPKNKTRSRPSDRRQARKKAKIKTKGIYLRAIRDAFVKLNPKLAIKNPVMFLVWVGTLITLSLTIQPNLFGPTQQKNPQLFNGILTAILFFTVWFANFAEAVAEGRGKAQADALRSTKSETLAKLLSPDGTITDVPSTNLKQGDTVYVVAGDIIPADGEVIMGVASVDESAITGESAPVLKESGSDIASSVTGGTRIISDELIVRITADPGKGFIDRMIALVEGAERTKTPNEIALTVLLAVLSLVFLFVVATLPIFAYYADTPVNVSILIALLVALIPTTIGGLLSAIGIAGMDRVAQFNVIATSGRAVEACGDVNTLVLDKTGTITLGNRLAEEFIPINGHSIEELASVAWAASVFDDTPEGKSIVRLAEKFGVRYDLDTNLAQGVEFSAKTRMSGTNLPGGREARKGAVGAIKGFVRSRNGGTTPELDTAFERVSQQGGTPLAVCLDNEIYGVIYLKDIVKSGIRERFDQLRRMGVRTIMLTGDNRITASVIAQEAGVDDFIAEATPEDKISVIQREQAQGKLVAMTGDGTNDAPALAQANVGVAMNTGTQAAKEAANMVDLDSDPTKLIDIVGIGKQLLITRGALTTFSIANDIAKYFAIIPVIFASANLQSLNIMNLTSTNSAVLSALIYNALIIPALIPLALKGVQFRPLTANQLLQRNILIYGLGGVIVPFIAIKLIDVLITLVGLA
- the kdpA gene encoding potassium-transporting ATPase subunit KdpA; the encoded protein is MGQGLLQIGLMLCIVIAITPVLGRYIARVFLGERTILDPLMNPIERSIYVISGVRPKDDMNGWQYIRAILYTNLFMGILVYSLIHYQRLLPWNPNGLGVPRWDILLHTVISFVTNTDQQHYAGETTLSYFSQVAALGFLMFTSAATGLAVGIAFIRGLTGKKLGNFYIDLTRGITRILLPISVIGAIVLVLLGVPQTLGPTLTITTLEGGTQYIARGPVASFEMIKMLGENGGGFFAANSAHPFENPNGATNLIESIAMIAIPAAMIYTYGVFAKNIKQAWLLFWMVFIVFVILVWVAATGELQGNPLVNGSLGIEKPNLEGKELRFGWAETALWAVMTSATMCGAVNGMHDALMPQGLFATLFNLFLQIIWGGQGTGTAYLFIYLILTVFLTGLMVGRTPEIFGRKIEKREIVLASLILLIHPIVVLIPSAIALAYPFSLAGITNPGYHGISQVVYEYASASANNGSGLEGLGDNTLWWNLSTSVSIFIGRYVPIVAMLLLADSMSRKQTVPQTPGTLKTDSLLFTTVTAGIVLILGVLTFFPVLALGPIAEAFKLASGS
- a CDS encoding FAD-dependent oxidoreductase yields the protein MCAEQYNHQSVLIVGGGPAGFATALMLAKRGWTDITVLEQRSTADYYEPDKSFNYLIDGRGQKFTDYLGMTSKLSAIGVSTQNFYLTRIAPDGSKKLSKLPIVDPKRKTSYWITRKAFVRMLYQEIEHNWQNYIKVLFNAKCVEINKIPVNHNEDKLDVIAEVGKDNFIKFAPSLLVGCDGLRSVVRNTLAEWDTSGLNKFQMQLFPSDSAGLRYKVLSLPPKLPLDNKGEEDTVSEMAYVVMGVLRHPQRSLRLGLLPVKDPEEPRTANVINKPDHEVWNLKDGEAIYSFFEKSFPQLPLDKILSPEEADRFAKSEGGYFPKPQYCSGLQFLLRHKPESKDASAIGVVLLGDTIHCFPPDIGQGVNSALEDVLVLDEALSQTNDDISQALPLYESLRVADSKALIRLVQIAFPWQYGQDPFRSKLWSIKLFLKLALSRLLPFLLSPPAYFLVRNYQLSYQEILFRVERTNKILYVLGLIILCGLLVVGDLWRL